The Bacillota bacterium nucleotide sequence TCTTCGTCTTTCCGAATCGGTATTCATGCCCGAAAAACGTTTTTTTGAAAATAGCGTGGATCATATCCCTCTGAACATGGTCGTTATCGAATGGCTATCGGCCCAGAATCCGCTCCGCAACTTTGAACCGGACAGGCCGCAACTCCCCGGCCAGAGCAGGCCCGGACTGGGCAGCCTGCGCTACATGATGAAGATCATGTATCAGGTGGGCAAGGACCTGCATAAAGACGGTTTCATGGATGTCCCGGATCATTTCCATGGCGCGGTGATGTACACGCAAAAATTTCTTTTTTTCAACCCCGCCCATGAGGCAATCTTGCAGGCCATCCTCAGGGATCTCAAGAAATATTCACTTGGCGACCTATCCTGGGGCGTCATTACCGGGACGATAATCAACAAGAAAACGGGGGAACCGCAGGTTTACGATCCTTCCGAACAGATCTTTCCCCTGTCAAATTTCATGAAAAGATATTTTCAGACCAGAAAATACCGAAATAAATTCAGGGAGATATACAGAAACCGAAGTTACCACTTTGATTACCAGGCCATGCTAAAAAAGAGGGAATCTATCCTCAAGGCAGAGAAACCGGATGAAATATGAATGATGGGGCAACCCGGATACCGAACCTGGATCGCGGTCACCACTTCTGGTAGAACTCCTCGGCCCAGCCAAATAATCTGTCCGTCTCCTTTATCTTCACCATTCTGCCGTCATCCAGCACCATTTCCCCCGTAAAATAACCGTATGTCTTGACCCCCCTCATCTCCAGAAACCCCACGCTGGTATTTCTTTTCTCAATTTTCCGGGGTTTCAGGATCAGGTTTACCCGCCCGTCCTCGCTGGTGATCGGCAGATGGCGGTGCAGATCTTTCCAATCGTGCTGATATTCCGCCGATTCAAGATGATGGCCGCGGGTGCCATGGATGATCATGCTCTTGTTCGACTCCCGGCCAAAACCGTAATCGATGTTGAAGCCGAAGTTTACACCTTCCACCTTCCCCGAAGCAATACACCACTTCCAATGATTTTTGTAGGGGAAGACACCTCTGGTCCAGTCCAGCACACCCCAGCTGTTGTTGGATGTACTGAAATCATATTTCCGGCCGCCAACCTGTATCGTTCCCGTGGCCGGCATACACATGATCTTGATCGCATAGACAAATTGATGGGGTTCGTGAAAGGGGACCAGGTTGGTCATCGTATCCATACCGGGGTCCTTGTAAAGGCTGATTTCCCCGTAAATTTTTCTCCGCGGAAAGTCCACTTTCAGGAGAATCTCGTCGCCGCGGCGATCGAACTCCATCCTGTTCCCTCTCTTCTCAAAAACAAGAGGCTTCTCGTATTTCCAGGTCACGGGATGACCCACCGAGCCTCTGGTGAAAAGCTTGATCAACAATATTTCCAGGGGTTTTTTCTGGCTGAAATCGTACATGGAAAACTGGGCCACGCCGGCATAACCGATATCAAAGATATTGAGAATAAGCGCATAACGGTCATTAAAAACTTCCCAGTAATCCCACTCCTTTATTCTCATGGGTCCGGTTTTTACCCTGGAACGTTCATAGATAAACAGATCGTCACGCGCCCATCCGGAATTGAGGACATGCCCATTATCATCAAGAATTTTGCTGGCGGTGGTAATCTCCTTCTGAATTGTAGCTGCACCTCTCCTTCATATGTACCCTTTCTTGCCCTTGAAAACGCAAACAAAATATTCATTTGAAAGTCCATGTACAGTATGTTTCAATTCCCGACTGCTTATTTCCTGCTTGCACCGCATGTAGCTTGAAAAACAATTCCCTTTCAATCATTATCAACGGTTCGATACATTCACCTGAGACATTGTACCGGATTTTTCCTGACTCGATACGGGAGCAAGGACAATATGGCGGGAAAAAAAGCGGCAGCCACCGAACAGAACGAAAAAGATCTGCCCGGCGACTGCCCGAACATCTTCCATATCGTCGCCACTATGGTGTCTGGCCCCTCTTGCCCGAAACCGGGTAGATGCGATTCTCTGACCGATCTGCCCGATGGGGCCGTCATGCAATCCTGTCGGTCTATCTGTAAGCGGAAAAACCTTTGCCCAGAATGGTGTAACCCGTGATCAGTTTCATCATTTCACTGGTACCATCGGGAATGGTCATCAGCCGCGCATCCCTGAAATACCTCTCCAGCGGCATCTCCTCGGAGATACCCATGCCGCCATGAATCTGGATGGCCATGCTGGTTACCTTCTGGGCAACCTCGCCTCCGTAAATCTTGGCCATGGCCGAGAAACGCCTGGCATCCGGATCCCCCTGAACGATAAGATCCATGGCCTTGTAGCCCAGGAGCCGCCCCGTTTCGATGGAAACGTTCATCTCGTAGAGCATCTCCTGGATCAGCTGAAACTTGCCGATGGGCTTGCCAAATTGAACTCTCTCGCGAGCATATTTTACCGATGCTTCAAAAGCCGCCTGGGCGATACCCACGGAAGACAGCCCCATGCCGGCCCTGGGTATGGTCAACATGGCCGTGATCGGCGTCATGGTTGTAAGGAGCTTGAGCAAGCCCCCCGGAATGTTCAACTTTCCGGAAGCAAATGCATTTTCCATGAGAATGCTCATTTCGTTTTCCCGGGGCACCTTGCATTCATCAAAAAACATCTCTCCCGTCGGTGAAGCTTTCCAGCCCAGCTTTGGCGATTCCGTGGCCTCGAAGGGAGAGATCTCCTTCTCCACGAGAAGGAACAACGGTGCGCCGGTCTCCACGTCCTTCGCCCCTACAAAAGCGGTGTCCGCAATTGTAGCGTTGCTGATCCAGGACTTGGTCCCGTTCACGATGTAATAATCGCCTTCCAGTTTTGCCGTGGTATTCAGGTTGGAAGTATCGCAGCCGGCTTCCGGTTCGGTTTCGGCAAAGCATCCGATAAATTCTGCATTCTCCAGTCTGGAAAGCATTCTTTCTCCCGCTTCCCCCGAAGCCGAAGGAGCAAAAATAGCGGGGATGGCCCCCATACCAAAAAGCGGCAGCAAGCTCGGCCATACCCGGCCAAATTCTTCAGCAACAATGCCGA carries:
- a CDS encoding DUF2804 domain-containing protein, coding for MQKEITTASKILDDNGHVLNSGWARDDLFIYERSRVKTGPMRIKEWDYWEVFNDRYALILNIFDIGYAGVAQFSMYDFSQKKPLEILLIKLFTRGSVGHPVTWKYEKPLVFEKRGNRMEFDRRGDEILLKVDFPRRKIYGEISLYKDPGMDTMTNLVPFHEPHQFVYAIKIMCMPATGTIQVGGRKYDFSTSNNSWGVLDWTRGVFPYKNHWKWCIASGKVEGVNFGFNIDYGFGRESNKSMIIHGTRGHHLESAEYQHDWKDLHRHLPITSEDGRVNLILKPRKIEKRNTSVGFLEMRGVKTYGYFTGEMVLDDGRMVKIKETDRLFGWAEEFYQKW
- a CDS encoding acyl-CoA/acyl-ACP dehydrogenase — translated: MDFEFNDEQRMFQQSLRELLENEFGPIVDERDRKGPLNREEAIDVMKKLQKVGVGLDPESIEDLLDPVIFGIVAEEFGRVWPSLLPLFGMGAIPAIFAPSASGEAGERMLSRLENAEFIGCFAETEPEAGCDTSNLNTTAKLEGDYYIVNGTKSWISNATIADTAFVGAKDVETGAPLFLLVEKEISPFEATESPKLGWKASPTGEMFFDECKVPRENEMSILMENAFASGKLNIPGGLLKLLTTMTPITAMLTIPRAGMGLSSVGIAQAAFEASVKYARERVQFGKPIGKFQLIQEMLYEMNVSIETGRLLGYKAMDLIVQGDPDARRFSAMAKIYGGEVAQKVTSMAIQIHGGMGISEEMPLERYFRDARLMTIPDGTSEMMKLITGYTILGKGFSAYR